The Stutzerimonas stutzeri RCH2 genomic interval GCGCGCGGGTCAGTGCATCGAGGGCGCCGAACGGCTCGTCGAGCAGCAGCACCTTCGGTTTCATAGCCAGTGCACGGGCAATGCCGACGCGCTGCTTCATGCCGCCGGAAATTTCCTGCGGATACTTGTTCAGCGCATGCCCCATGTTCACCAGCGCCAGGTTGTGCTCGATCCACTCGCGCCGTTCGCGCTTGTTCATGCTGCGCTTGAACAGCTTGTTCACTGCGACTTCGACGTTCTCGTAGACGGTCAGCCAGGGCAGCAGCGAGTGGTTCTGGAACACCATGCTGCGGTCCGGGCCAGGGCCGCGGACTTCCTTGCCGTCGAGGATCACGCCGCCGAGGCTGGGGTCGAGCAGCCCGGCGACGATGTTCAGCACCGTCGACTTGCCGCAGCCGGAGTGGCCGATGATGGAGATGAACTCGCCCTTGGCGATGTTCAGGTTGATGTCCTTGAGCACCTGCGAGGCGAGGTTGCCGCGCACGAAACTCTTGTCCAGGTGTTCGATGGAGAGATAGCTCATGGCGTTGCTCCTCAGTTGGCCGGAATGCCGCGGGTGATGCGCTGGCCGACGAAGGCCACCAGGCGATCGAGCACGAAGCCGACCACGCCGATGTAGACGAGCGCGAGGATGATGTCGCTGATGCGCGAGGCGTTCCACGCATCCCAGATGAAGAACCCGATGCCGACGCCGCCGATGAGCATCTCCGCGGCGATGATCGCCAGCCACGACAGGCCGACGCCGATGCGTAGGCCGGTGAAGATGTACGGCGCGGCGGCCGGCAGCATGATGGTCTTGAAGTACTCGAAACCGTTGAGCTGCAGCACCTGAGCGACGTTGCGGTAGTCTTGCGGGATGTTGCGGATGCCCACTGCGGTATTGATGATGATCGGCCAGATCGCGGTGATGAAGATGACGAACAGCGCCGAGGGATGGCTGTCCTGGAAACCCGCCAGCGACAGCGGCAGCCAGGCCAGTGGCGGCACGGTGCGCAGCACCTGGAAGATCGGATCGAGGCCGCGCATGGCCCAGTCCGACTGGCCAATCAGCACGCCGAGGCCGACCCCAGCGACCACCGCCAGCAGATAACCCACCGCCACCCGCTGCAGGCTCGCCAGCAGTTGCCAGGCCAGGCCCACGTCATTGCCGCCATTGTCGTAGAACGGATCGATGATCAGCTCCCAGGTTTCCGCGACCACCTGCGAGGGCGGCGGCAGCGCGGCGTCCGCGCCGGAGCAGAGCATCTCCCAGATCACCCCGAGCACCAGCAGGATCACCAGCGGTGGCACCAGCTGCTGCACAGCGTAGCGGCCGCTGCGCCGAGCCAGTGCGGCGAGGCGGGAAGGGCGGACGATGGACACCGGCTCGGCGCTGGCGGGCTGCAGTTTGACGTTGGCATTCATGGGCTTTTCCTCGCGGGTTGCGGTTATCAGGCCATGGCCTTGATGGTCAGGCTGTCCAGGTAGGCTTGCGGGTTCTCGGGGTCGAAGACCTTGCCGTCGAAGAACTTCTCCACGCCGCGGGAGGTGGAGGTCGGTATCAGCTCAGCGGGCAAGTTCAGCTCGCCGGCGGCGGCACGCCAGATGTCTTCGCGGTTGACCTTGGCGATCAACGCCTGGCTGTCGAAGTCCGTTGGCAGGTAGCCCCAGCGCTTGTTCTCGGTGAGGAACCAGAGGTCGTGGCTCTGGAACGGATAGGACGCGTGGTCGTCCCAGTAGCGCATCTGCTCGGGATGGTTCTCGATGACTTTGCCGGTGCCGTAGGCGAAGTTGCCCTTCATGCGGTCGACGATGTCCTTGTAGGGCGCGCCGATCCACTTGCGCTGCGAGCAGATCTTCGCCACTTCCTCCTTGTTCTCGGCCTTCTCGCAGAACTGCTGGGCTTCCATGATCGCCATGGTCAGCGCCTTGGCCGCGTTGGGGTTGGTCGCCACGTAGTCGCTGCGCAGGGCAAAGGCCTTTTCCGGGTGGTTGTGCCACAGCTCGCCGGTGGTGTTGGCGGTGTAGCCGATCTTCTGGTTGATCAGCTGCGCGTTCCAAGGCTCGCAGACGCAGAAGGTGTCCATGCTGCCGACCTTCATGTTGGCGACCATCTGCGCTGGCGGCACGACGATGGTGTTGATGTCGGCATTCGGGTCGATGCCACCGGCCGCCAGCCAGTAGCGCATCCACAGGTCATGGGTGCCGCCGGGAAAGGTCATTGCTGCGCTGACTTTCTTGCCGCTGGCCTTCTTCGCTTCCAGTGCGGCTTTGAACGGTGTGCTGTCGAGGCCGATCTTCAGGTCGCGATATTCCTCGCCGACCGAAATGCACTGGCCGGCCAGGTTCAGCCGCGCGAGGATCGACATGGCCACCGGCTGGTTGTTCGGCGTGACGATGCCGGCACTGATCAGGTAGGGCATCGGCGTGAGGATGTGCGCGCCATCGATGCCGTTCTTCGCCGAACCGAGCACCAGGTTGTCGCGGGTGGTGCCCCAGGACGACTGCTTGAGTACTTCGACTTCGGTCATTCCGTACTTGGCGAAAAGGCCCTTCTCGGCGGCGACGAACAACGGTGCGGCGTCGGTCAGGGCGATAAAGCCGAGCTTGGCCTTGCTGGTTTCCACGTCACCGCCCGCCGCCCAGGCGGCCGAACGCATTCCCAGGGACATGCCGCCGAACAGGGCGACGCCGCTGGCGGCGATGATCGATTGCTTGAGAAAGCTGCGGCGCGAGGCCAGCGTTACGCTGCTGGGCTGGTCGTTGTTCGGCTTGTCGGTCATGGTCGGGTTTTCCTTTGGGCGAAAAAAAACGGCGCCACACCGCCCGGCTGGAGCCGGAGAGCGTGGACACCGTTGTCCTGATGAGGAGTTGTGAAAGCCGAAGGATCCGGCCTTGCCTGAGCTTTGCGAAAGCTGTGCCAGAACTGCTCCGGCGGCGCGGAGCGGGTGCTGCCGCGGCATGGAATCACCGG includes:
- a CDS encoding ABC transporter ATP-binding protein → MSYLSIEHLDKSFVRGNLASQVLKDINLNIAKGEFISIIGHSGCGKSTVLNIVAGLLDPSLGGVILDGKEVRGPGPDRSMVFQNHSLLPWLTVYENVEVAVNKLFKRSMNKRERREWIEHNLALVNMGHALNKYPQEISGGMKQRVGIARALAMKPKVLLLDEPFGALDALTRAHLQDEVMKIQKDLGNTMMMITHDVDEAVLLSDRIVMMTNGPSATIGEILEVKLPRPRDRIALADDPEYNHYRRAVLSFLHERHRLH
- the ntrB gene encoding nitrate ABC transporter permease, with the translated sequence MNANVKLQPASAEPVSIVRPSRLAALARRSGRYAVQQLVPPLVILLVLGVIWEMLCSGADAALPPPSQVVAETWELIIDPFYDNGGNDVGLAWQLLASLQRVAVGYLLAVVAGVGLGVLIGQSDWAMRGLDPIFQVLRTVPPLAWLPLSLAGFQDSHPSALFVIFITAIWPIIINTAVGIRNIPQDYRNVAQVLQLNGFEYFKTIMLPAAAPYIFTGLRIGVGLSWLAIIAAEMLIGGVGIGFFIWDAWNASRISDIILALVYIGVVGFVLDRLVAFVGQRITRGIPAN
- a CDS encoding CmpA/NrtA family ABC transporter substrate-binding protein, with translation MTDKPNNDQPSSVTLASRRSFLKQSIIAASGVALFGGMSLGMRSAAWAAGGDVETSKAKLGFIALTDAAPLFVAAEKGLFAKYGMTEVEVLKQSSWGTTRDNLVLGSAKNGIDGAHILTPMPYLISAGIVTPNNQPVAMSILARLNLAGQCISVGEEYRDLKIGLDSTPFKAALEAKKASGKKVSAAMTFPGGTHDLWMRYWLAAGGIDPNADINTIVVPPAQMVANMKVGSMDTFCVCEPWNAQLINQKIGYTANTTGELWHNHPEKAFALRSDYVATNPNAAKALTMAIMEAQQFCEKAENKEEVAKICSQRKWIGAPYKDIVDRMKGNFAYGTGKVIENHPEQMRYWDDHASYPFQSHDLWFLTENKRWGYLPTDFDSQALIAKVNREDIWRAAAGELNLPAELIPTSTSRGVEKFFDGKVFDPENPQAYLDSLTIKAMA